The genomic interval CTTATTTTAAAATAAGAGTAATGCACCACGATACGAAGATCAGTAATGTACTATTTGACGCTGATAACAAAGGCATCTGCGTAATAGACCTGGACACCGTCATGCCGGGGTATTTTATCAGTGACTTTGGAGATATGATGCGCACCTACCTCTCTCCCGCCAGTGAGGAAGAAACAGATCTCAGCAAAGTGAAGGTTAGAAAGGAATATTATACAGCGATCGTGAACGGCTACCTCAGTGAAATGAAAGATGAACTGAGTGTTACAGAGCAGGCGCACCTGGTGTATGCAGGGCAGTTCATGGTCTATATGCAGGCGATCCGTTTTCTGACGGATTACTTCAACAACGATGTTTATTATGGGGCAAAATATGAGCAACATAACCTGTTGCGGGCGAGAAACCAGCTTAGCTTATTGGAAAGTATCACTCAACAAGAACAAACTCTTTCTTCTGTGGCGACACACTAACGCCACTTCGTTTGAAAAGCAGCACCAATAAAAAAAACCGGCCATGTGGCCGGTTTTTTGATTTTATCCGAATATCTTAAATAAGCTGTAATAAAAGTCCGGGGAAGATACCCAGCAGTATCACGATGGCTGCTGTAATGATGAGCATCAGCTTGAAGCCGCCGGTGATAGGCGCTGTTGCAGGTTCTCCCTGTTTGAAGTACATCGCGATGATGACACGGAAGTAATAATAAGCACTGATGGCAGCACAGATCACCGCTACAATTACCAGCCATAAGAGATTGCCCTGCTCTACAGCGGCCGTCAGTACAAAGTATTTAGCGAAGAAACCTGCTGTGAGCGGGATACCTGCCAGTGAGCATACAAAGATGGTAGTGGTAATTGCCAGTACAGGCTGTGTACGGGCCAGACCGTTAAAACCGTCGAATGTATAATCCTTCAGTTTGATCATCACAGCGAAGATACCAATGGTAGCCACGCTGTAAGCCGCTGCGTACAACACGATACCCTGTGTAGCGTAGGCGTTCATGGATACAACCGCCAACAGCATGAAACCTGCCTGGGCGATACTGGAGTATGCCAGCATACGTTTTACACTTTGCTGGAACACTGCTGTGAAGTTACCGATGATCAGGGTAGCGGCGGTGATGATAGCCAGCAGTAATTGCCAGTCGGCAGTGATACGCTCGCCGATGAACGCGCCATGGAAGATCCTGATGAAAGCGATGAAACCACCTGCTTTTACCACGGTTGCCATGAAGGAAGTGAATACGGTAGGAGAACCGTCATATACGTCAGGCGTCCAGAAGTGGAACGGCGCCGCAGATACTTTGAAAGATAATGCGAAAGCTACGAGAATGATACCGCAGAGTGCCAGTGTATTTACTTTACCGGCGCCCAGTCCGAGGTCAGCTACGCTGAAAGTACCGGTAGCTCCGTATATTAGGGTAATACCCATCAGCAGGATACCGGTAGAGAAGGAACCCATCAGGAAGTACTTCAGGGAAGCCTCACTGCTTTTAGGCGTCTTTTTATCGCTGCCTGCCAGTATATACTGTGGAATAGAAATGATCTCTATTGCCAGGAAAAGCATTAATAAACTGCTGAAAGTAGAAGCTAAAGTGATACCTGAGAGGATGAAAAAGATCAGCGCGAAATAATCTGCCACATGCTCTCCTACATTCTCAAAAGCACTGCCCGACAGCAGGAAGAAGATCAGTGTAGCGCCCAATGCGATAGCATTGAACAGAATGCTGAAACGGCTGATAGTGATCATGCCGTATAGTGTACGGTCACCTGCTTCAATGGTGGATAACTCAGCCAGGTTGGCTACCAGACAAGCCAGCAGAACAACAATGGCTATAAACTTAATGCGCTGCTTATTACTTACAAATAAACCCGCAAACATCATTACAACGCCCGATAAAGCAGTAGATATTAATGCATTCATATTCCTGTGTTACGAAAGAACAACTTTTTAATAAACCTTGTTAACCAATTCAGTAGTGCTGCTTACCAGTTCCAGCATAGGCTTTGGATATACGCCCAGTACCAGAATGATCACTACAATAATGCTCAGTACCAGCAGCTCATTTGCTTTCAGGTCTGTAGTGGTCTCTGTCAGCGCATTGCTCTGACCGAAGATCACTTTCTGGACCATATTCAGTGTATACACTGCTGCCAGGATGATACCCAGTCCGGCAACGGCCATAAACCATACATTATATTGGAACAGACCGCTGAACATCAGGAACTCCCCGATAAATCCGTTGGTCAGTGGTAATGCGATATTGGCCAGGCTGATAATTACGAGGAAGATAGCGATACCTGGTGCATACTGTGCGATGCCGCCCATCTCGTTCAGGTTCTTAATCTTCAGACGCTGCTGGATGATCTCTACGATGATCCAGAGGCCGATGATGTTAATACCGTGGTTGAACAGCTGTATCATCATACCCTGTAAGCTCTGCTCATTATTAGTGAAGATAGCAGCGCTCATCAGGCCGATGTGGGCGATGGAAGAGTAAGCGATCAGGCGTTTGATGTCTGACTGTACGATGGCAATGCATGATGCATAGATGATACCGATGATAGACAATACAATGGCCACATCAGACCACATATAAGCACCTTTCGGCAGTACAGGCAGTAACCAGCGTACCACACCGAATAAGCCCATCTTCACCATGATACCGGAAAGCACCATTGTAACAGGTGTAGGAGATTGCTCGTAGGTATCCGGCTGCCAGGTATGGAAAGGGAAAACCGGCATCTTAATAGCAAAGGCTACGAAGAAGAGCCAGAACAACCATGACTGATCCTGCGGGGCTACGCTGCCATTGGTAAAGCTGGCATAGCTGAAGGAATGGTCGGGCGATTGCAGGTAGATGTAGATCAGGCCTATCAGCATGAGCAATGAACCTGCAAAGGTGTATACGAAGAATTTGAATGTAACAGGAATACGTTTTTCGCCACCCCAGAGTGAGCAGAGGAAGTACACCGGGATCAGCGCCAGCTCCCAGAAAACGTAGAACAACAAAGCGTCATAAGCAGTGAACACGCCTACCAGTCCTGCCTGTGAAAGCAGCATCAGACCGTAGAAGCTGTTGGGACGCTCATACTCCCTGTTGAAAATCACAATAAAGATCAGCAGGAAGGAAATGGCTGTCAGTAAACAAAGCATCAGGCCCATTCCATCCAGCCCCACGCTAAACTGAGCGCCCAGCTGAGGTATCCAGTTTGCAGAGAACTGCAGACTGGCCGGAGCAGTCCGGAACTGGAACAAGGCACCAAGCGTTACTGCCAGCGAAGCCAGGGATGCTATCAAACCCAGCGCTTTCGGTCCAGACCCCTTCAGACCAAACGTAATCAGGCCCGCAACTAAAGGAATCAATATGAGTAATACTGTCAACATAATTTATCTAAACTTGTCCTTTTTTAATGATGATGCAGGTTGCTGCTATTTCAGCAGAAATCCTATCACGAATAAAACAACCATTCCAATTACCATGGCAAAGATGTAGAAGCCTACCTGTCCGCTCTGCAGCAGTCTTACCTGCTGGCTGCTCCATTGTACACCACGGCCTACGCCATTTACCAACCTGTCAATACCTGATTTCTCGATCGCTTCTTCAAAGAAACGGCTCAGCATCATCAGGGGTTTCACTATGATAGCATCGTATAACTCATCCACGTACCATTTGTTTTCCAGTACTTTGGCAATACCGGTACGAGGTGCTCCATTGTCTTCATAATTGCGGTACCAGCTGCGTGCAAAGAAGATCGTGATGATCACCAGCACAGAGCTTAATCCCATCAGCAGCCATTCGGTGTTGTGCGACAGGTGCTCATGTTCATGAACGAATGGTACTGAGCCAGCAAATACAGGCGCTAAGTATTCTTTCAGCAGGCTGTGGGTACCGAATACTTCCGGCAGACCAACATAACCACCTATTACGGAAAGGATAGCCAGTACGATCAGCGGAATGGTGATAGCCACCGGGCTTTCGTGCAGGTGATGTTCCTGCTCGTGCGTGCCACGGAACCTGCCACAGAAAGTGATGTAGTATAAACGGAACATGTAGAAGGCCGTCATCAGCGCTGTGATCAGGGCTACTGCATACATGATCTTATTAAAGGCGAAAGTTTCAGCAAGGATCTCATCTTTGGAGAAGAAACCTGACAGACCCGGGATACCGGCAATAGCCAGACAGCCGATCAGGAAGGTGATGTGCGTAACCGGCATGTATTTTTTCAGTCCGCCCATCTTATTGATATTCTGCTCACCGCCCATTGCGTGGATCACGGAACCGGAACCAAGGAACAGGAGGGCTTTGAAGAATGCGTGTGTCATTACGTGAAACACTGCTGTGGTATAAGCGCCTACGCCCAGTGCGAGGAACATATATCCAAGCTGGCTCACGGTAGAGTAAGCCAATACTTTTTTGATATCGTCCTGTTTCAGGGCAATGGACGCTGCCAGTACCGCTGTAGCCAGGCCTATTACCGCAACAACCGTCTGAATGCATGGCGCCAGGGTATATAATACATTGCTACGTGCGATCATGTAGATACCTGCTGTTACCATCGTAGCAGCGTGGATCAGGGCAGATACGGGAGTAGGACCTGCCATCGCATCGGGTAACCAGGTATATAAAGGCAGCTGGGCAGATTTACCGGCTGCACCTACAAACAGCAGGATGGCAATAACTGGTATTACCTTGTCGCCATGACCAATTGCTGCTGCTTTTTCGAATACTTCAGGGAAAGTAACACTGCCAAATTTCACGATCATCGCAAAGATGCCCAGCAGGAAGCCGAGGTCACCGATACGGTTCATAATGAAAGCCTTCTTGGCAGCATTGTTATACGCAGTGTTCTTGAACCAGAAGCCGATGAGCAGGTAAGAGCAGAGCCCTACGCCTTCCCATCCGATGAACATCATCACATAGTTGGCGCCCAGTACAAGTATCAGCATGGAGAAAACGAACAGGTTCAGGTAAGCGAAATAACGCGCAAACCCTTCGCTGGTTTCATCATGCATATAAGAAGTGGAGTAAATATGGATCAGTGAACCAACACCGGTAATGATCAGCAAAAATAAAGCGCTCAGCTGGTCCACCTGGAATGCGAATGGAATATGCAGGCTGCCTGCAGAAATAAAGTCAAACAACGGAACTACCTGTGCCTGAAATCCCGGGGCTTTCACGTCCAGGAAGATCAGTAAGCTAATTACAAAGGCCGCTAATACAGCTCCGCTTCCTACTATACCCGCCAGTGATTTGGAGAGGTATCTTCTTCCCAATCCATTCACCAGGAAACCTAATAATGGTAAAAATGGTACCAGCCAAACTAGATGTATCATCTATTCAAATACTAATTACGATTTACAATTACGATTCAAGCTGTTAGTTCTTCAGCCTGTTCATGATATTAATATCCACCGACTGTGAATTCCTGTATACCATCACGATAATGGCCAGTCCTACGGCAACTTCCGCAGCGGCTACCACCATGATAAAGAATACAAAGATCTGCGCCCCACCGGCGTCTACACGGCCAGCGTCTGCCCACATTTTAGAGAAGGCTACCAGCAGCAGGTTTACGGCATTCAGCATCAGCTCCACGCACATGAAAATAATAATGGCATTTCTGCGCATCAGCACGCCCATCACCCCAATGCAAAAGAGTGCTATGCTTAAGAAAATGTAATATTGAACAGGCATCTTAAAAGAATTACAAATTGATCAATGACGATTTACAGATGTTGTGGTTATGCTTCCCTTTTCCCGATTACAACTGCACCTACCATAGCGCTCAGGAACAGGATACTGCTGACTTCAAAAGGAACTACGTATTGATTGAATAAAGTTTTACCAAGGTTGGCGATCAGACCTATATCTGTCGCTCCGGGTTGAATTGGAGTTACATCAGCCTCACGGAGTGCGCCCAGCAATACCAGCAGCAGGGCGCCGCCACTGATAGCGCCGGCATATTTCAACCAGCTGCGCTTCTGTGGTTCTATTTCTGCATTCAGGTTCATTAACATGATCACGAACAGGAACAATACCATGATCGCTCCCGCATACACTATGATATGCACCACAGCCAGGAACTGCGCGTTGAGCATTATATAGTGCCCTGCGATGGTGAAAAACGTTACTATCAGGCAAAGGACACTGGTAACGGGGTTCTTGCTCAATATCACGCCCAGGGCGGATATTATAGAGATGATCGAAAGTACCCCGAAAACGATTTGTTGTAAACTCATTCCCATTGCTATAATGACTATTATGTTTTTAGCTAAGACTGTCTTTAATTATGCTTTTTTCTTTTCACCAGGTGCTGGTATCAGCAGGTCCTGTTTTCCATAGATGAAACCTTCGCGTTTGTAGTTAGCAGGTGCAAATGTTTCTGTCAGATAGATAGCATCTTTCGGACAAGCCTCTTCACAAAAACCACAGAAAATGCAACGCAGCATGTTGATCTCATAACGGGCAGCGTATTTCTCTTCACGGTACAGGTGCTCTTCACCTGGTTTCCTTTCTGCTGCTTCCATAGTGATCGCTTCTGCCGGACAGGCTACTGCACACAAACCACAGGCGGTACAGTTCTCACGGCCTTCAGCGTCACGGTTCAATATATGCAGACCACGGAATACAGGGCTGAACGGACGCTTCTGCTCCGGGTAACGCACTGTTTCCTTCCTCTTCCAGATATGCTTAAAGGTGATGATCATCCCTTTAATAATATTCCACAAATAGATCTTCTCGATGAAGGTCATCGGTTTACGGTCTACCTGTCTTGCCCTACTTGTTAAAGCTTGCATATTATGCTATTAAAATAAGTCGTTAATTAATGTGAACTGCGATACAGTACGATCGCTCCTGTTATCAACATATTTGCCAGTGCCAGCGGGATCATAATGTTCCAGCCAAGACGCATCAGCTGATCGTAACGGAACCTCGGGATGGTCCAGCGTACCCACATAAAGAAGAACAGGAAGCAGATGATCTTGATGAAGAGTGCTGCTGTTCCGAGGATTGTCACCAGGTTAGGCGCCAGTCCCAGGCTGTCCATATATGGGAAGGAATAACCTCCGAAGTAAAGGCTGGACATCAGCGCAGAGCTGATGAACATATTGATGTACTCTGCAAACAGGTAGAAGCCCAGTTTCATGGAAGAGTACTCCAGGTGATAACCACCATTCAGCTCACTTTCAGCTTCTGACAGGTCGAACGGTGTACGGTTACACTCTGCAAAGGAACATACCAGGAATATCAGGAAGCCCAGTGGCTGGTATAATACATTCCAGCCGCCATGACGCTGCTGTTCTACAATTTCCTTGATGCTTAAACTACCGGTCATCATCAGCAATGCGATCAGCGACAGGCCCATTGCCAGCTCGTAAGAGATGATCTGGGAAGCTGCGCGCACGGATGCCAGCAGGGAGTATTTGTTGTTGGAAGCCCATCCACCCAGCATGATACCATACACGCCTAAGCTCACTACTCCGAAAATGTATAAGATACCGATGTTAATATCTGCGATCTGCAGGGATACCGTATGACCGGCTATGGTCAGTGTGTCGCCCCAGGGAATCACCGCGCTTGTCATACAGGCTACGATCATTGCCAGGGAAGGCCCCAGAATGAACAGGAAACGGTTGGAATTGCCAGGTATAATTTCCTCTTTGAAGAAGAGTTTACCACCATCGGCCAGCGGCTGCAATAAACCCATAAAACCGGCCCTGTTAGGACCAATCCTGTCCTGAATTATACTTGCTACTTTTCTTTCACCCCATGTGGAATACATCGCGACTACCAGTGATATCACCAGTACGCCGGATATCAGTACGATCTTTTCGAGGATAAAGAACCAGTCTATGTTCATCAAATACGAATTATATCAATTACGAATAAAGAGTGAATTACTTCTTGTTAAAGTCATCTGAGTGTGCCGGGCCATCTATCTTAGACAGATCAATATCCGGTCTGTTCACCTCGCTGACCTTATGAATGTCCAGCAACAGCTTAGGCTGACGGCCATCCAGTACCTCTACCAGCGTATCTTTCGGTTTGTGCACGCCAACATAGTGACCCTGGGAAATAACGCTGTGACGGTCTATTTTACGAGGTCCTTCTATGATCCAGTCTTTCACATCTTTTTTATCGAAGCGGCAGGTATCGCAGATCCACTCTTCCACTTCACCGTATTTATCCTTACGGGCAGTTACGCGGAAAATCTCATCACCACGCATCCACAATACGGTCTTACCGCAGCATTTAGGATCTTCACACTGACGGTGGGCATCTACCGGTTTCAGGAACCATACGCGGTTCTTGAAGCGGAAGGTTTTATCTGTCAGCGCACCTACGGGGCAAACGTCTATCACGTTACCGATAAAGTTGCTGTCCAATGCCTGGTGGATGTAAGTACCGATTTCTGCTGCTTCTCCACGTCCCAGTACGCCGTGCTCACGTTTTTCAGTCAGCTGATCGGCGGTGAACACACAACGGTAGCAGAGGATGCAACGGGTCATGTGTAACTGTATCTTATCGCCGATATCGATCCTTTCGAAGGTACGGCGTTTGAATTCGTAGCGTGTAGTATCTGCTCCGTGCTCATAGCTGAGGTCCTGCAGATGGCATTCCCCTGCCTGGTCGCACACGGGGCAGTCCAGCGGGTGGTTCAGCAACAGGAATTCCACTACTCCCTTACGTGCGTCCTGCACTTCAGGAGAGGTGATATTGGCCACTTCCATACCGTCCATTACGTTGGTACGGCAGCTGGCCACCAGTTTAGGCATAGGACGGGGATCAGCTTCTGATCCTTTGGTTACTTTTACCAGGCAGGTACGGCATTTACCACCGCTACCCTGCAGTTTGGAATAGTAACACATTGCAGGCGGCACGATATCTCCACCAATTTTACGGGCAGCATTCAGGATAGAAGTACCCGGCTCCACTTCCACGGAGATATTATCGATCTTAACCTTAAAGAGTTTCTTTTCTTCAGCCATTTTGCATCGCTTAAATTGATTCTTATACAGCAGCAGGAGCAGCTATTTCCAGTGGATCTGCGTAATGTGCCAGTCCGTAGTTACGTTTGGTAGCCTCGTCAGGATGCAGCACATGCCATTCAAACTCATCACGGAAGTGACGGATAGCAGCTGCTACCGGCCAGGCAGCAGCATCGCCCAGCGGGCAGATGGTGTTACCTTCTATTTTACGCTGGATATCCCACAGCAGATCTATATCACTCATTTTGCCCTTGCCGTTCTCTATATTATGCAGTACACGCTTCATCCAGCCGGTACCTTCACGGCATGGGCTGCACTGTCCGCAGCTCTCATGGTGATAGAAACGGGCAAATGTCAGGGTGTTCTTGACAATACACTGGTCTTCGTCCAGCACAATGAAACCACCGGAACCGAGCATAGTACCTGTAGCGAAACCACCATCGGCGAGGCTTTCGTAGGTCATCATGCGCTGCTCGCCTTTTGCTGTTTTCAGCAGCAGGTTAGCCGGCAGGATAGGTACGGAAGAACCACCGGGGATGCATGCCTTCAGGCGTTTGCCGTTAGGGATGCCACCACAGTATTCATCGGAGTAGATGAACTCCTCCACGGAGATATTCATCTCGATCTCGTACACCCCTGGTTTGTTTATATTACCACAGGCAGAGATCAGTTTAGTACCGGTAGATTTACCGATACCGTATTTTGCGTATTCTTCACCACCGATGCGCAGGATAGGCACAACAGTAGCCAGTGTTTCTACGTTATTCACCACAGTCGGGCAGTCCCACAGACCTTTTACAGCCGGGAATGGCGGTTTGATACGCGGGTTACCACGTTTACCTTCCAGGGATTCTATCAGGGCAGTTTCCTCACCACAGATATAAGCGCCGGCGCCACGCTGTACATATATTTCGAGATCAAAGCCGGAGCCCTGGATATTCTTACCCAGCCAGCCGTTCTTCTTTGCTTCTGCGATAGCCTGTTCCAGGATGTCAGGGATCCAGGCGTACTCACCACGGATATAGATATAGCAGCTGTTGCAACCCAGTGTATAGCTGGAGATGAGCAGGCCTTCTATGAGCAGGTGAGGGATAAATTCCATCAGGTAACGGTCTTTGAATGTACCTGGTTCGGATTCGTCCGCATTGCACACCAGGTAGCGGGGCACGCCTTCCGGTTTTGCAATGAAGCTCCATTTCATACCGGTAGGGAAACCGGCGCCACCACGACCTCTCAGACCGCTCTTTTTTACCTCATCCAGCACCTGGTCAGGTGTCATGCTTTTCAGCGCTTTTTCCGCAGATCCATAACCTCCGTTGGCCCGGTATACATCATAGTACCGGATGCCTTCTATGTGCGCTTTGTCAAAAAGTAGTTTGCGTCCCATCTTACTTTTTATGATTGTAGACCGTATTCCGGCCATTCAAAGTTTTAGTTTGCTTTAACCCTGCATTCCTCAATGATAGCATCTACCTTTTCAGGGGTCAGGTGCTCACGATAGTGTTTGCCCAGCTGCATCATAGGAGCGTATCCGCAGGCGCCGAGGCATTCTACTGTCTTGAGGGTGAACAGGCCATCTTTGGTGGTTTCGCCCACGCCGATGTCCAGTTTCTTTTTGATATAGTCAATGATGTTGTCTGAGCCACGCAGCATGCAGGGGCCTGTCTGGCATACTTCAAATACGTATTTACCAACAGGCTTCAGGTTAAACATCGAGTAAAAGGTAGCCACCTCATACACTTCGATCGGTTTGATCTGCAGCAGGGAAGCCACGTAATCCATGGTTTCCGCGCTCAGCCATCCGCCAAACTCTTCCTGTGCCAGATGCAGCACGGGAATCAGGGCGCTCTTCTGTTTCCCTGCCGGGTAACGGGCGATGATCTCTTTTACCTTATTCAGTTTCTCTTCAGAAAACATAACTATGAAAGAAAAAATTAATAATTAAGCATCCAGTTCACCTGCTATCAGATTCAGGCTACTCATACAGATTACGGCATCGCTGAGCATTGCGCCTTTGATCAGTTCTGCATAAGCCTGGTAATATATGAAACATGGGCGGCGGAAGTGCAGCCTGTAAGGGCTACGGCCACCATCGCTGATGAGATAGAATCCCAGTTCGCCGTTGGCTCCTTCTACAGGATTGTACAGTTCGCCCGGCAGGATATCCGATTCACCCATGATGATCTTGAAGTGGTATATCAGCGCTTCCATTTTGGTGTATACCGCGCTCTTTTCAGGCAGATAATAAGCAGGTACGTCTGCATGGTATACATCTGAAGGCAGGTCTTTCAGCTTGTCCATGGCCTGGCGGATGATGCTCAGGCTTTCCCACATTTCGGCATTACGCACCAGGAAGCGGTCGTAACAGTCGCCCGTGGTACCTACCGGTATATTAAACTCGAAATCTTCATAAGAGCAATATGGCTGTGCCACGCGCACGTCGTAGTCCACACCGGCAGCGCGCAGGTTAGGGCCGGTAAAGCCGTAGTTGATGGCTCTTTCCGCACTGATAGGGCCAACGCCCTGTGTTCTTTCCATGAAGATACGGTTACGGTTCATCAGGGTTTCGAACTCCTTCAGCGCCACCGGGTATTCTTTCAGGAAACGTTCTATTTTTTCAAACGCCGCAGGTGTAAAGTTTCTTTCAAAACCACCCACACGGCCAATATTGGTTGTCAGACGGGAACCGCATATTTCCTCATAGATCTCATAAGCCAGCTCACGGTATTTCATGAGGTAGAGGAAGCCGGAGAAGGCGCCGCTGTCCACGCCTACCACACCGTTACAGATCAGGTGGTCGGTAATACGGGCCAGTTCCATGATGATCACACGGAGGTAGTCAACGCGCTTGGGGGTTTTAATACCCAGCAGTTTCTCTACGGTCATGTGCCATCCCATATTATTGATAGGAGACGAACAATAGTTCAGACGGTCAGTTAAAGGAGTGATCTGGTAGTAAGGGCGTCTTTCTGCGATCTTCTCAAATGCACGGTGGATATACCCTACAGTAGATTCCGAACTCACGATACGCTCGCCGTCAATTTCCAGGATATTCTGAAATACCCCGTGTGTGGCGGGGTGGGTAGGTCCCAGGTTAAGGGTTTGTGTTTGCCTCTCTATGGAGCCTTCCGGCAGTGTGATATGTTGCTGCTCTGACATGTTCAAACGAATAATTTATTAAATGCCAATATGCCCGCCGCGGCCGAACATTTCATCATCTTTATCGGTACGGGTCTGATCTTCCAGCGGAAATTCCTTACGCATAGGGAAATAGGTCATTTCGTCCACGTTCAGGATACGTTTCAGGTTCGGGTGCCCCACGAAGTTCACACCGAAGAAGTCGTATGTTTCCCTTTCCATCCAGTTGGCTGATTCAAACAGCCGGGTAGCTGTGAATACACGAGTATCCTCAATGCTGGTGTAAACTTTAAAACGCAGTCTCACTCTTTCCCTGAAATTGTACAGGTGGTATACTACCGCCAGCTCCTCTCCTGTTCTGTTGGGATAGTGTACGGCAGTGAGGTCCGTTAAAAAACGAAATTGCAGTTCCTCATCATCGTACAGGAACTGCATTACTTTCAGGTTCAGGTCTTTCGGTGCGGTAAATGATAGCATCCCAAAGGATTCTTCCACCTGGCTGATTGATTCCCCAAACTTTTCTGCTAACCTTTGCTTTATATAGTCGTTTGTCAAAGACATTACGATTTCAATTTTCTATTTCAG from Chitinophaga filiformis carries:
- the nuoL gene encoding NADH-quinone oxidoreductase subunit L gives rise to the protein MIHLVWLVPFLPLLGFLVNGLGRRYLSKSLAGIVGSGAVLAAFVISLLIFLDVKAPGFQAQVVPLFDFISAGSLHIPFAFQVDQLSALFLLIITGVGSLIHIYSTSYMHDETSEGFARYFAYLNLFVFSMLILVLGANYVMMFIGWEGVGLCSYLLIGFWFKNTAYNNAAKKAFIMNRIGDLGFLLGIFAMIVKFGSVTFPEVFEKAAAIGHGDKVIPVIAILLFVGAAGKSAQLPLYTWLPDAMAGPTPVSALIHAATMVTAGIYMIARSNVLYTLAPCIQTVVAVIGLATAVLAASIALKQDDIKKVLAYSTVSQLGYMFLALGVGAYTTAVFHVMTHAFFKALLFLGSGSVIHAMGGEQNINKMGGLKKYMPVTHITFLIGCLAIAGIPGLSGFFSKDEILAETFAFNKIMYAVALITALMTAFYMFRLYYITFCGRFRGTHEQEHHLHESPVAITIPLIVLAILSVIGGYVGLPEVFGTHSLLKEYLAPVFAGSVPFVHEHEHLSHNTEWLLMGLSSVLVIITIFFARSWYRNYEDNGAPRTGIAKVLENKWYVDELYDAIIVKPLMMLSRFFEEAIEKSGIDRLVNGVGRGVQWSSQQVRLLQSGQVGFYIFAMVIGMVVLFVIGFLLK
- the nuoI gene encoding NADH-quinone oxidoreductase subunit NuoI; translated protein: MQALTSRARQVDRKPMTFIEKIYLWNIIKGMIITFKHIWKRKETVRYPEQKRPFSPVFRGLHILNRDAEGRENCTACGLCAVACPAEAITMEAAERKPGEEHLYREEKYAARYEINMLRCIFCGFCEEACPKDAIYLTETFAPANYKREGFIYGKQDLLIPAPGEKKKA
- a CDS encoding 2Fe-2S iron-sulfur cluster-binding protein encodes the protein MAEEKKLFKVKIDNISVEVEPGTSILNAARKIGGDIVPPAMCYYSKLQGSGGKCRTCLVKVTKGSEADPRPMPKLVASCRTNVMDGMEVANITSPEVQDARKGVVEFLLLNHPLDCPVCDQAGECHLQDLSYEHGADTTRYEFKRRTFERIDIGDKIQLHMTRCILCYRCVFTADQLTEKREHGVLGRGEAAEIGTYIHQALDSNFIGNVIDVCPVGALTDKTFRFKNRVWFLKPVDAHRQCEDPKCCGKTVLWMRGDEIFRVTARKDKYGEVEEWICDTCRFDKKDVKDWIIEGPRKIDRHSVISQGHYVGVHKPKDTLVEVLDGRQPKLLLDIHKVSEVNRPDIDLSKIDGPAHSDDFNKK
- the nuoK gene encoding NADH-quinone oxidoreductase subunit NuoK, producing the protein MPVQYYIFLSIALFCIGVMGVLMRRNAIIIFMCVELMLNAVNLLLVAFSKMWADAGRVDAGGAQIFVFFIMVVAAAEVAVGLAIIVMVYRNSQSVDINIMNRLKN
- the nuoH gene encoding NADH-quinone oxidoreductase subunit NuoH — protein: MNIDWFFILEKIVLISGVLVISLVVAMYSTWGERKVASIIQDRIGPNRAGFMGLLQPLADGGKLFFKEEIIPGNSNRFLFILGPSLAMIVACMTSAVIPWGDTLTIAGHTVSLQIADINIGILYIFGVVSLGVYGIMLGGWASNNKYSLLASVRAASQIISYELAMGLSLIALLMMTGSLSIKEIVEQQRHGGWNVLYQPLGFLIFLVCSFAECNRTPFDLSEAESELNGGYHLEYSSMKLGFYLFAEYINMFISSALMSSLYFGGYSFPYMDSLGLAPNLVTILGTAALFIKIICFLFFFMWVRWTIPRFRYDQLMRLGWNIMIPLALANMLITGAIVLYRSSH
- a CDS encoding NuoM family protein is translated as MLTVLLILIPLVAGLITFGLKGSGPKALGLIASLASLAVTLGALFQFRTAPASLQFSANWIPQLGAQFSVGLDGMGLMLCLLTAISFLLIFIVIFNREYERPNSFYGLMLLSQAGLVGVFTAYDALLFYVFWELALIPVYFLCSLWGGEKRIPVTFKFFVYTFAGSLLMLIGLIYIYLQSPDHSFSYASFTNGSVAPQDQSWLFWLFFVAFAIKMPVFPFHTWQPDTYEQSPTPVTMVLSGIMVKMGLFGVVRWLLPVLPKGAYMWSDVAIVLSIIGIIYASCIAIVQSDIKRLIAYSSIAHIGLMSAAIFTNNEQSLQGMMIQLFNHGINIIGLWIIVEIIQQRLKIKNLNEMGGIAQYAPGIAIFLVIISLANIALPLTNGFIGEFLMFSGLFQYNVWFMAVAGLGIILAAVYTLNMVQKVIFGQSNALTETTTDLKANELLVLSIIVVIILVLGVYPKPMLELVSSTTELVNKVY
- a CDS encoding NADH-quinone oxidoreductase subunit N — protein: MNALISTALSGVVMMFAGLFVSNKQRIKFIAIVVLLACLVANLAELSTIEAGDRTLYGMITISRFSILFNAIALGATLIFFLLSGSAFENVGEHVADYFALIFFILSGITLASTFSSLLMLFLAIEIISIPQYILAGSDKKTPKSSEASLKYFLMGSFSTGILLMGITLIYGATGTFSVADLGLGAGKVNTLALCGIILVAFALSFKVSAAPFHFWTPDVYDGSPTVFTSFMATVVKAGGFIAFIRIFHGAFIGERITADWQLLLAIITAATLIIGNFTAVFQQSVKRMLAYSSIAQAGFMLLAVVSMNAYATQGIVLYAAAYSVATIGIFAVMIKLKDYTFDGFNGLARTQPVLAITTTIFVCSLAGIPLTAGFFAKYFVLTAAVEQGNLLWLVIVAVICAAISAYYYFRVIIAMYFKQGEPATAPITGGFKLMLIITAAIVILLGIFPGLLLQLI
- a CDS encoding NADH-quinone oxidoreductase subunit J: MSLQQIVFGVLSIISIISALGVILSKNPVTSVLCLIVTFFTIAGHYIMLNAQFLAVVHIIVYAGAIMVLFLFVIMLMNLNAEIEPQKRSWLKYAGAISGGALLLVLLGALREADVTPIQPGATDIGLIANLGKTLFNQYVVPFEVSSILFLSAMVGAVVIGKREA